CGATCAATATAGTTGCGTACCTCTACTAAAGGAACCGGGGTAATCGGTTCAAAGCGCAAAGCCTGGCGAATTTGATTAAAAAGCCAAGGATTCCCAATCGCCCAGCGTCCCACCATCACACCCGCCGCGCCGGTTTGAGAAAGCACTTCCAGGGCAGTTTTCGCCGAGTGGATATTACCATTGGCCAGGACTGGACATTGCACCCGTCTGACCGCTTCGGCAATCAAATCATATTTCACTGCCCCGTGGTACATATCTTTCACCGTGCGACCATGCAAACTCAGCAAATCAATACTGTGGCGATTAATTATATCGAGAATTTCGTAAAAGGTATCTGTATTTTCAAAGCCTAAGCGCATCTTCACCGTCAATGGTCGATCATTGACTGTCTGCCGCAGTTCTGCCAAAATCCGATCCACTTTTTCTGGTGAAAGCAGCAATCCACCCCCAACATTTTTGCGATAGATTCTCGGAGCAGGACAGCCCATATTCAAGTCAACTCCAGCGATATTATAGCCGCAGAGTTCCTTTGCTGTTCTTACTAAGTCTGGAATGCTTTCGCCAATCATTTGAGCAAAAACGGGGCGACCTGTGTCATTTTCGGTGATGGCTGCCAAAATGCTCCGATTCAGCCGTGAGGTATCATTGACCCGGAAATACTCGGTGAAGAAGTAGTCAGGACTGCCATAATGAGCAATCACCTTCATAAACCAGAGGTTGGTGACATCCTGCATGGGCGCAAGAGCCGTGAGGGGTAAGTCTTTGAGGAGGGATTGGGGGATTGATACCAGGGGCATAAAGATACCGATTATTCAATTTTGGATTTTAGATTTGCCTTAGCTCCGCGAGTATTTTAGATTGACTGTACCGCTCTTGGGGGAAGTTTGACAATACTTTTCATTTTTGATTTTTGACTTCCCCTCCTGGGACGCTCTGCTCTTGCACCAAAACGGCTCCACAGGCGAAACCCGTAGAGGCCGGTTTAAAAATCCTTGGTACTTCAAAGCAAAAATTCTAGAGCTTGACTGGCTGCTTCTTTTCTGGACTCTGGTAAGCACTGCTATTTTGAAGACTTTGTGCTTCTACAAAAGCTTCTCTACCTGTAATCAATCTAGAGCGACGATTACGGGTGATATAATTCCACGCCCACTGAATTACTACTACTACTTTAGTGTCAAACTCAATTAAGAAATAGATGTGAATTACTAGCCAAAATACCCAAGCAATAAAACCTTTGAGTTTGATTAAGCCTAAATCTACAACAGCTAAATTTTGCCCAATCATTGCCAAACTACCTACATCGTTGTAGTCAAATTGTGGCAAAGTCCGACCTTTAGCCCGTGCTTGAATCAGTTTAGCTACATACTCTCCTTGTTGTTTGGCTACAGGTGCAACACCAGGTAAGGGTTTACCATGTTGATGGGAAAAGTTGGCTAAATCTCCCACTACGAAAATGTTTTTATAACCCTTGATAGTCAAGTCCGGTTCTACCATCACACGTCCGGCGTGATCACACTCTACATCTGTACGTTCTTGTAGGACTTTCCCCATTGGGGAAGCTTTTACACCTGCTGCCCACAATATAGTTTTTGAGGCAATTTCTTTGACTTCACCGCCTTCCTTGAAAGTAACGATGTTATTTTCAATATCTGTGACTCTGGCTTTAGTGTGGACCTCCACACCCAAGGATTCCAAAGCTTCTGCTGCTGCTTGCGATAAGTCAGGCGAAATGTATGGGAGAATGCGATCGCGCCCTTGCAATATTAAAATTCTCGTTTCTGAAGTGCTGATATTGCGGAAATCTTCTTGGAGAGTTTTGTATGCCAACTCTGCGATCGCACCTGCTAATTCTACACCTGTGGGACCTGCTCCCACAATCACAAAAGTCAAAAAAGCACGGCGTTTTTCGGGATCACTTTCTTTTTCTGCGGCTTCAAATGCCGAAAATATCCGCCGACGTATTTCTATCGCATCTTCAACAGTTTTCAAGCCAGGAGCATATTCTTTCCATTCATCCTTCCCAAAATAGGAATGGTTAGCACCTGTGGCCACAATTAATGTATCGTAAGGTATTACTTTCTCATCCAAAATAACTTCCTGCGCTTTAGGATCAATATCATTTACTTCTCCCAATAACACTTGTGTATTCTTGCTTTTTCTGAGTACAGATCGCAATGGTGAAGAAATATCCGCAGGTGATAGCGTACCTGTAGCAACTTGATATAAAAGCGGCTGAAATAGGTGAAAGTTTCGTTTATCGATCAGAGTAATCTTGACATTCGCTTTCGCCAGAGTCTTTGCTGTATACAGTCCACCAAAGCCACCACCAATGATTACAACCCTATGAGGTGCATTATTTTCAGATGAAACTACCATAATAAATATTTTTCCTTGTGTTAAGAGCTTTGTAACTATTCTTAACAAAAAGCTAACAAAATTATGATAGACTCTGCCGTTTATTTGGAACATTCTAAAAAATCATAAAAGTAGTCAAATAGCGATATTAGGTCTTTTGACTCTAGCCCTGGCGATGAGAAATCACGGCTATAATACCATTATCAATGTTCACTATTGATACTCTCATAAATACTGGCAAGTAATTTTTCAAACACAACCGCTCTAACTTCTTCGTTATTCATTACTTCCATAAAGATTTTTTCATTACCTTCCATACGTTCAATAATGAGGTTTTCCAGATGCTTATCTAAAACAGGGGCAAAGTTTTCTTTTGTGTTTACCTGGGCGGCTTGTTTAATAGAATTATTACTCATCGCTGTTTCGGCGATTTGTTCAAAAAACAATTGGTCAGCTAAAGTAAAATCTGTGCCAAATTTATCATTTAGAGAATTAATCAGTTGAGATAAAGGAATTTCCTTATCTGGCTGACGGGTTCCCACTGCGGTAGCTCCTGGTAATGGTTCTGCTTCACCATCATTGAGGTCAATTTTACCAGCACTGATTTTTTCTAAGCGAAAATATTTTAATTCTATATCCCCAGATAAATCTACTTTTGGCGCTTCGGAATTGCGGGGTAATTTTTTCAGCAGACAATACCCGTAAGCATAGAGTTTTTCTAAGTCTGAATCTTGGTAAGGGAGAATCTGAGCCAGGAATAGATAAAGGTTGCGAAAGCTGGTAAGTTGACTTTTAAATAGTTCTTTTTCTGGTTCTTTGCGCTCTTTATAACGGTCAACTATCGGATCTAGTAAAGTATTTAATTTTTTATGTTCGCCTCCAGTCAGAGAAGTTTTTTGGCGAAACCAAATTTCACACCATTGGGTAACATCCTCTTTGGTAAAAAAGCCCCATTCATAAAGTTGATAAGACAGATCATTAAGTTGTTGTGGCTCTGCTGTTTCTCCTATGGGTGTTTCTGTGTAGTAGGGTTTAAAGGCTTTGTAAATGTCTTCTGGTTTATTAACGAAATCGAGAACAAAAGTATCTTGTTTACCTGTAGTAGTGCGGTTTAGTCGTGATAAAGTTTGCACGGATTGGACTCCAGCCAATCTTTTATCCACAAACATTGTATGTAATAAAGGTTGGTCAAATCCGGTTTGAAATTTGTTCGCAACTAACAGCACTTGATAAGCATCACTGCCAAATTTTTCGGGAATTTCTGATGTTTTGATACCATTAATATTGGTTTCTGTAAAGGTTTCATCAGGAAATTCATCGAGGGTAATAGCACCAGAAAACGCCACTAGAGATTTTATATCTTTATAACCTTTGTCTTGAATGTATTTATCAAAGGCGAGTTTGTATTTTACAGCGTGTTCACGGGAACGGGTAACAACCATTGCTTTCGCCTTCCCTCCGATTTTATGGCGAGTATGGTTGCGAAAATGTTCAATGATGATTTCTACTTTTTGGGCGATGTTGTGGGGATGAAGTTCAATGAATCGGGCGATGGCTTTGGCTGTTTGACGACGAGGTAAATTTGGGTCATCTTCTGAGGTGCAAACAAGTTGATAATATCTTTCATAGCAGGTGTAATTTGCTAATACATCTTTGATATAATTTTCTTCAATAGCTTGACGCATGGTGTAAAGATGAAAAGGAGATTGATAAATAGTGTTTTGCAATTGTTGATCTAAGATAGTGCGATCGCTAATTACAATCACACTATGAAAGATTTTTTCATCTTGGGAGTCGTGGAGATTAGCCAAGCGATGTGCTAACCAAGCGATAGAGTTAGATTTTCCCGAACCGGCGGAATGTTGAATTAGATAATTATGTCCCGCTTTGTGGTGTTGGGTGTGGGTAATCAGTTTACGCACCACATCAAGTTGATGGTAACGGGGGAAAATCAGGGTTTCTTTTTTCTGGTATTTAACACCAGTGTCTGTAGTAATTTTGGTTTCTTTGACTTCGATGTGGAGGAAACGCGCCAAGATGTCCAAAAGGCTATCTTTTTGTAAAACCTCTAGCCAAAGATAACTCGTGCGATATTCTTCATTGTCGCCGATGGGATTACCAGCACCGTGATTATGTCCTTTATTGAAAGGTAGAAAATGGGTACTTTTTCCGGCTAGTTTGGTAGTCATCCAAACTTGTTGTGTATCTACGGCGAAATGGACTAAGCACCGTTGTTTAAAGGTAAATAAGGGATCTTTGGCATCTCTATCGGTTTGATACTGTTCAATGGCGTTGTGGTAGGTTTGCCCAGTCAGGGGGTTTTTTAGTTCAATGCTAGCGATAGGTAAACCGTTGAGACTGAGAAGAATATCGGGGATTCTTCCGGTTTTGATAGTAACTTGGCGGGTGACGGTGAGGCGATTTTTTTGGTAAAGTTCCCAGGTTTCCGGGTTCATCCCGGTGTTAGGTTGGAAGTAACCAACTTTAAAGGTTTTACCATAACATTTAAAGCCATTACGGAGGACATCTAACATTCCTCGGCTTTTGAGTTCTTTAGTGAGGCTATCTATGATGATTTTTTGGGCATCATTGGGGCTGGTTTTGGCTAATTGTTGCCATTGTTTATCTTGAGTTTCTTGAATAAATTTAATAATTTCTGTGGGGAAAAGGGCTGTTTCTCGGTCATATTTTTTGGCGTTGCCTTTTTCGTAGCCACTAAATTGAATAACTTCATTTTCTATAATGTGTTCAAATTCGCTTTCTATGTGCATCTTATTAAAAAATTAGAGCGTAGTTGAATAGTTCGTAGGGTGTGTTATGCCGTAGGCTAACGCACCTTGAATTATTGATATAAGCCGAAGTTTTGATGGTGCGCTGCGCCACAACACACCCTACATTAAAAGTTCTTAACTAAGTAGATTTTCGTCATCAATTTTTGGAGAGGTTTTCTTGATTTCTTGAATAAGTTTTTCTTGTTCTTGTTCGGGAAGTTGTAGAACAAGATTAAGAATTTGCTCAAAGGTTAGGGGTAGTTGATAGGTTTTTTGTGTCATGATGGTTTCTAGGCTAAGGGAAAAGACCAATAGTGAAAATCTATCTTATGGGGAGGGCAAAGATGCCCGCCCTTGTGTACGCTCTAATTTTGTTGCTCTAACCAATTAGTTAAATCTTCTAAAGATTGGAAATCAAAAATCGCATCTGATAGGTTTTCTATTTGTTCTGAAGATAAGCTATTAATTCGGCTTTACAAGGCAGGAGTAATATTATTAAATCGCCGTTTTAGTTGTCTTTTAATAATTTTTTGTTCTCCTTGTTCAATCCCTTGCTCAATTCCTTGTTCAATCCCTTTTTCAATTCCTTTTTCCATCCAACTGGTAACAATTTCCATGATTTGTTCCTCTTCAACTAAGTTGGCTTGTTTTAATTCGGTGTTTAATTCTTGTTCTTCGGTTGTGTTTAATCTGAGATATGTGTCAATAAAACCGGAAATTAGTTCTATTTTAGCAGGGTTTAATTGTAAGGTGACTAGCATTCTTAAGCATTCTAGTTTAACTCTGACTCTTTCTTCTGGCTTAAAATCCATTTTTGCCATTAATGCGGCTGCTACGGGGTTTGGCTGATTTAAAAAGTTTCGCCATTTCAGGTTATTTAATTGAATGGCAAAGTAGTTAAATTCGAGTATTTTTCTGTTAGGAAAGTTAACAGTATATTGGCTTTTTTCGGGGCGTTTTGGTTCGTCGTAGGAGAAAATAACTATAGGGAAAATGGGAAGTAAATATTTTGCATCTAAACGAGCGAAGTAATGAAACATCCGCCGTTGAAATTCTTTCTGATTATATGCCTGATTTTCTAGGTGAATGAGTAAATAACTGTCTTGTCCTTGCCATTTTACTTGTGCTAATAAATCTATTTTTCTTTTGTCTCCAGAGGTAACATCGGTAAATATTTCTTCTGGTAAAAAGGTGAGGCTGTCTGTTTCTACATACTCTAATATTTCTGGTAAAAACAGTTCTATAAATTCCCAAAAGAAGGTTTGGATTAATTCTTTAAATAGTCTATCGTGGTCTATCATATTTTTTTATTCGATTTTAATTAGGGAATCATAATTTGATGCTATTTTAATCGGGTTTAAGCCAGTTTTCTATTTTTAAATTAGGAATGCGAGAAAATTCACGAACATTAGCAGTAACGACAGTTAGATTTAGGGTGAATGCTTGCACAGCAATCAATAAATCATTACTACCAATGGGAGTTCCTTGACGTTCTAAATTTGTGCGAATTGTGGCGTAATTATGATCTATATCTGGCATTAATGGTAATACAGGAATAATTTTTAAAGCTAGTTCAATTCGTTCTTTTAATCGGAATGATTTGCTTTTTTCTGCGCCAAATCGTAATTCACAAGCTACAATGATACTGGTACAAATTTTTTCTTCACCCACATCTTGAATTTGAGAAAAAATTCTCCCTGTTGGGTGTTTAACAAAATCAGAGAGTATATTAGTGTCGAGCAAGTAAGAATAAGACATTTTTACAGTTCAATATCATCTAAGGGTAATAATCCTTCGTCAACATTGGGAAATTCTTCTTCAATGTCATCTAAGGTGGCAAAGATTTCTAGGAGGGATTTTTTCTTGTAGGGTTCTATGATTAGTTTTCCATTTTCTTGTCTGATAATTACTTCTGTTGTTGATAGGTTTAATTCTTGAGGAATTGTTAATGTTTGGGTGTTTCCTGTTTGAATAAGCTTGATGTGATATTCTGTACTCATTGTTATTGTCCTTTTTTGGTTGTGGTTTCTGGGGTTAGGGAATAGCAACTTTTCTTACATCAATTTTACCTGTGACGGCGTTGGTAATTAGGGAGGTGCGATATTCTTTTAATAGTTCTATGGCTTCTTTTATTTTGGCTTTTTGTTGGTAAATTTTTTGCATTTCCTTATTTAAAAAATCAGTTATTTGCAATTGTTCATTGAAAGGAGGAATCACTGTAAAAATATTACTTATTCTTTCGACGTTTAAATTTAATTGAGTATTTAAAACAGCAGTTGATAAAAACAGGACTTACGCAAAATCATGAAAAAACGAACCACATTCGCGTAGCGTCTCCCCTTCTCCCAAAGGGAGAGGCTAGCGCCAAGGGAGAAGAACGCGAAGGACACGAAGGAAAGAGGGTTGCAGAGAGTTATTGCGTAAGTCCTAAAAAATTGCTTCTTCATAGAACTAAAAAGATGGTAAAGAAAAAATATATCTGTCATTTTTGATGGAAGAAAACCCACAATGCTATCAGGGAAACAAGCATTAAAGTTTAAAATTGCCATATCTCCTATATTTGCAGCAATTGTCATTACAAGTGTTCCTGAAGGAAATTCTTTGCTTACTGCATAACCATTTTCATTTAGTGTCTGTGTATATTCCATAATAAATTTATTCGCATTTGCAACATCACCAGTTTGTATAAAAGGATATTGACCATCATAGAATCTAGGATCATTTCTTGGTCTATGAGTAAATTTTCCGCGCAAGATTTTAGTTAAATGTTTAACTTTTATCACTTCCCAATGATTCGGAATTTTACCCAGCCACTCAATACCAGAATCTTTCATAGGTACGCTGGGATCTAGTCCTTTGGTGACAGCGTGACTGATGAGGGCGGTGCGTTTTTCGTCGAGTTTTTCAATATTATATTCTTGACCAAATAGCCCTAAATTCGCCTCTGGGTTTTGCTTTTTAATGTGTTCTTCTGAAACCGAAAGCATTCCCCCTGTGCCTAATGTGGGGTCATAGACTGAGCGATAAATACCTTGTTGAAAGACATCCGTTTCCTCACAAAAAACCAGATTCACCATGAGGCGAATGACTTCACGGGGTGTAAAGTGATCTCCGGCTTCTTCGTTGGCTTGTTCATTAAATTTTCTCACCAATTCTTCAAACAGATAACCCATTTGCAGGTTAGAAAGTTGGGCGGGAGATAAATCAACTTCTGGTTTACAAAAATCTTTAATGATTAAATATAAGCGATTACTTTCATCGAGTTTTTGAATCTCGCTTTCAAAATTAAACTTCTCAAATATATCCCTGGCTCTAGGTGAAAAACCATTGATATAATTGATTAAGTTACTCGCAATGCCATCAGCATCATTTAATAATTCTTGAAATGTAAACTTACTGGTATTATACAAAAATTGTTGGCGATCGCTCCCAATTGCGACTTTAGCGATCGCTTTCTCAAAAGCCTCACCCTGTAACCCCATTGCTTCATATTTCGCCTTCGCATCAAGTACGTCTTGTTTAGTCGGTTCTAAAACAGCATCTAAACGCCCTAAAACAATCAGGGGTAACATAACCCGACGATATTGGGGTGGACGGTAAGGGCCTCGGAGTTTATCAGCAATAGTCCAAATAAAACCAATTAAATCTTGATGAGAATTTTCTGTATTTGTGGGAATCATAAGACTAGCTGTGTAAAGCCACTACATTTTTTAAGTAATTTATTTTAGGTCAATTTCTAGCTGTTAAGTATAATTACTGTGGCAGGTAGAAGGTGATGATTTTTAACATACCTTGAGATGGGCTAAAAGAAATGTAATAAAAATTAATATTATTT
The window above is part of the Nodularia spumigena CCY9414 genome. Proteins encoded here:
- a CDS encoding tRNA-dihydrouridine synthase family protein, whose protein sequence is MPLVSIPQSLLKDLPLTALAPMQDVTNLWFMKVIAHYGSPDYFFTEYFRVNDTSRLNRSILAAITENDTGRPVFAQMIGESIPDLVRTAKELCGYNIAGVDLNMGCPAPRIYRKNVGGGLLLSPEKVDRILAELRQTVNDRPLTVKMRLGFENTDTFYEILDIINRHSIDLLSLHGRTVKDMYHGAVKYDLIAEAVRRVQCPVLANGNIHSAKTALEVLSQTGAAGVMVGRWAIGNPWLFNQIRQALRFEPITPVPLVEVRNYIDRLWQTPAAATMPARSRIGYLKRFLNYIALSVDAEGDFLRLMRRTQTEVELLNLCDRVFLTDMTKTLALTPFLGV
- a CDS encoding NAD(P)/FAD-dependent oxidoreductase, which produces MVVSSENNAPHRVVIIGGGFGGLYTAKTLAKANVKITLIDKRNFHLFQPLLYQVATGTLSPADISSPLRSVLRKSKNTQVLLGEVNDIDPKAQEVILDEKVIPYDTLIVATGANHSYFGKDEWKEYAPGLKTVEDAIEIRRRIFSAFEAAEKESDPEKRRAFLTFVIVGAGPTGVELAGAIAELAYKTLQEDFRNISTSETRILILQGRDRILPYISPDLSQAAAEALESLGVEVHTKARVTDIENNIVTFKEGGEVKEIASKTILWAAGVKASPMGKVLQERTDVECDHAGRVMVEPDLTIKGYKNIFVVGDLANFSHQHGKPLPGVAPVAKQQGEYVAKLIQARAKGRTLPQFDYNDVGSLAMIGQNLAVVDLGLIKLKGFIAWVFWLVIHIYFLIEFDTKVVVVIQWAWNYITRNRRSRLITGREAFVEAQSLQNSSAYQSPEKKQPVKL
- a CDS encoding type I restriction endonuclease subunit R, with protein sequence MHIESEFEHIIENEVIQFSGYEKGNAKKYDRETALFPTEIIKFIQETQDKQWQQLAKTSPNDAQKIIIDSLTKELKSRGMLDVLRNGFKCYGKTFKVGYFQPNTGMNPETWELYQKNRLTVTRQVTIKTGRIPDILLSLNGLPIASIELKNPLTGQTYHNAIEQYQTDRDAKDPLFTFKQRCLVHFAVDTQQVWMTTKLAGKSTHFLPFNKGHNHGAGNPIGDNEEYRTSYLWLEVLQKDSLLDILARFLHIEVKETKITTDTGVKYQKKETLIFPRYHQLDVVRKLITHTQHHKAGHNYLIQHSAGSGKSNSIAWLAHRLANLHDSQDEKIFHSVIVISDRTILDQQLQNTIYQSPFHLYTMRQAIEENYIKDVLANYTCYERYYQLVCTSEDDPNLPRRQTAKAIARFIELHPHNIAQKVEIIIEHFRNHTRHKIGGKAKAMVVTRSREHAVKYKLAFDKYIQDKGYKDIKSLVAFSGAITLDEFPDETFTETNINGIKTSEIPEKFGSDAYQVLLVANKFQTGFDQPLLHTMFVDKRLAGVQSVQTLSRLNRTTTGKQDTFVLDFVNKPEDIYKAFKPYYTETPIGETAEPQQLNDLSYQLYEWGFFTKEDVTQWCEIWFRQKTSLTGGEHKKLNTLLDPIVDRYKERKEPEKELFKSQLTSFRNLYLFLAQILPYQDSDLEKLYAYGYCLLKKLPRNSEAPKVDLSGDIELKYFRLEKISAGKIDLNDGEAEPLPGATAVGTRQPDKEIPLSQLINSLNDKFGTDFTLADQLFFEQIAETAMSNNSIKQAAQVNTKENFAPVLDKHLENLIIERMEGNEKIFMEVMNNEEVRAVVFEKLLASIYESINSEH
- a CDS encoding type II toxin-antitoxin system VapC family toxin, whose product is MSYSYLLDTNILSDFVKHPTGRIFSQIQDVGEEKICTSIIVACELRFGAEKSKSFRLKERIELALKIIPVLPLMPDIDHNYATIRTNLERQGTPIGSNDLLIAVQAFTLNLTVVTANVREFSRIPNLKIENWLKPD
- a CDS encoding antitoxin, coding for MSTEYHIKLIQTGNTQTLTIPQELNLSTTEVIIRQENGKLIIEPYKKKSLLEIFATLDDIEEEFPNVDEGLLPLDDIEL
- a CDS encoding type I restriction endonuclease subunit S, with the translated sequence MQKIYQQKAKIKEAIELLKEYRTSLITNAVTGKIDVRKVAIP
- a CDS encoding type I restriction-modification system subunit M N-terminal domain-containing protein, producing MIPTNTENSHQDLIGFIWTIADKLRGPYRPPQYRRVMLPLIVLGRLDAVLEPTKQDVLDAKAKYEAMGLQGEAFEKAIAKVAIGSDRQQFLYNTSKFTFQELLNDADGIASNLINYINGFSPRARDIFEKFNFESEIQKLDESNRLYLIIKDFCKPEVDLSPAQLSNLQMGYLFEELVRKFNEQANEEAGDHFTPREVIRLMVNLVFCEETDVFQQGIYRSVYDPTLGTGGMLSVSEEHIKKQNPEANLGLFGQEYNIEKLDEKRTALISHAVTKGLDPSVPMKDSGIEWLGKIPNHWEVIKVKHLTKILRGKFTHRPRNDPRFYDGQYPFIQTGDVANANKFIMEYTQTLNENGYAVSKEFPSGTLVMTIAANIGDMAILNFNACFPDSIVGFLPSKMTDIFFLYHLFSSMKKQFFRTYAITLCNPLSFVSFAFFSLGASLSLWEKGRRYANVVRFFMILRKSCFYQLLF